Proteins encoded in a region of the Corynebacterium breve genome:
- a CDS encoding MaoC family dehydratase → MSSKLKKIAGQAKFFATALRPTASRKPAWSGAPVEGAITTDFQQDLAKLATYQDICGFSRSEFVPSTWLHVQTFPLQTEIMGGRDWPFPILGTVHVANQMRQFRPVRIDEELFLCVQVGQLYPHRRGTIVTMNGTIMVDKELVWAGRSDYLIPGYEVPGQPHKVEQEELPVVEAASSRQLGADLGRKYAKVSGDYNPIHLSAASAKMFGFKSAIAHGMWTHAWALAAQEDHLPDAYETRVQFSKPVALPSTVHFLRDGERYGVVSDDGKMHLAGHIRPLSEREMGRPV, encoded by the coding sequence ATGTCTAGCAAGTTGAAGAAGATAGCGGGTCAGGCGAAGTTTTTCGCCACGGCTCTGCGACCAACCGCCAGCCGCAAACCTGCTTGGTCGGGGGCGCCCGTAGAGGGTGCCATCACGACAGACTTCCAGCAGGATTTGGCGAAGCTCGCCACCTACCAGGACATCTGCGGCTTCTCGCGAAGCGAGTTTGTGCCGTCGACATGGCTGCATGTGCAAACCTTCCCGCTGCAAACCGAAATCATGGGTGGCCGCGACTGGCCGTTTCCCATCCTGGGCACAGTGCACGTGGCCAACCAGATGCGTCAGTTCCGCCCCGTGCGTATCGACGAAGAGTTGTTCCTGTGTGTGCAGGTAGGGCAGCTGTACCCGCATCGGAGGGGCACCATTGTGACCATGAACGGAACCATCATGGTGGACAAGGAACTGGTGTGGGCCGGCCGTTCCGATTACCTCATTCCTGGATATGAAGTGCCTGGTCAACCACATAAAGTCGAGCAGGAGGAGCTCCCCGTAGTGGAGGCTGCTAGTTCTCGCCAGCTTGGGGCCGATTTGGGACGCAAGTACGCCAAAGTATCCGGCGACTACAACCCAATCCACCTCTCGGCGGCCTCGGCGAAGATGTTCGGGTTCAAATCTGCCATCGCCCACGGCATGTGGACCCACGCCTGGGCGCTCGCCGCGCAGGAGGACCACTTACCCGATGCCTACGAGACGCGCGTGCAGTTCTCCAAGCCGGTTGCGCTGCCTTCTACGGTGCACTTTCTCCGCGATGGTGAGCGGTACGGCGTTGTGAGCGATGATGGAAAGATGCACTTAGCTGGGCATATCCGCCCGCTGTCGGAGCGCGAGATGGGCCGACCGGTGTAA
- a CDS encoding SdpI family protein has product MTANLIVGIILIVLGIGLLIPAIMATAGKLPGNNVIGLRIPEVRKDKSTWNQAHKVVGPFWLFSAVALLFGAAFAFIASGWVWIAPALAVILAIVFLSVGGNFGARAAILIDKARSAAENQPEQQEPAPQVDLGALRKAASKADDNDQSSEK; this is encoded by the coding sequence ATGACCGCTAATCTCATCGTCGGCATCATCTTGATCGTGCTCGGCATCGGCTTGCTTATCCCGGCCATCATGGCCACCGCGGGCAAGCTTCCAGGCAATAATGTCATCGGACTGCGCATACCTGAAGTGCGCAAGGATAAGTCCACGTGGAACCAGGCCCACAAGGTCGTGGGCCCGTTCTGGCTGTTCTCCGCAGTGGCGCTCTTGTTTGGGGCTGCGTTTGCGTTCATCGCGTCCGGCTGGGTGTGGATCGCGCCCGCCCTCGCGGTGATTTTGGCGATCGTTTTCCTCTCCGTGGGTGGAAACTTTGGTGCACGCGCTGCGATTCTGATCGACAAGGCGCGCTCTGCGGCTGAAAACCAGCCCGAACAGCAAGAACCCGCCCCGCAGGTGGATCTGGGAGCCCTGCGCAAGGCCGCTTCCAAGGCGGACGACAACGACCAATCCTCCGAAAAATAG
- a CDS encoding Rieske (2Fe-2S) protein has protein sequence MIFAAKVNDIESGRAVKVAGTAGDIAVFRDTTGDFFAVDDKCAHLGASLSQGTCADGVVECWLHHGLYSLSTGERVKYPASGFLHTYDIEVRDDEIWVNPEPNQPA, from the coding sequence ATGATCTTTGCTGCCAAGGTAAATGACATCGAATCCGGCCGTGCCGTAAAAGTCGCAGGCACCGCAGGCGACATCGCAGTATTTCGCGACACCACAGGCGACTTCTTTGCCGTCGACGACAAGTGCGCTCATCTTGGCGCGTCACTTTCCCAAGGCACCTGCGCCGATGGAGTCGTCGAGTGCTGGCTCCACCACGGTCTGTACTCCCTCTCCACCGGTGAGCGGGTTAAGTACCCCGCCTCAGGGTTCCTGCACACCTACGACATCGAAGTGCGCGACGACGAAATCTGGGTCAACCCCGAACCTAATCAACCCGCATAA
- a CDS encoding ABC transporter ATP-binding protein: MTSVTFDNATRIYPGADSPSVDKLNLEIADGEFLVLVGPSGSGKSTALRMLAGLEETNEGRILIGDKDVTRAEPKERDIAMVFQNYALYPHMSVRDNMGFALKLAGMDKAEINERVEEAARTLDLTEYLDRKPKALSGGQRQRVAMGRAIVRRPQVFLMDEPLSNLDAKLRVQTRTQIAHLQREMGVTTLYVTHDQTEALTMGDRIAVLNFGVLQQVGSPRELYNHPNNVFVAGFIGSPAMNLGRFDVDGVVAKLGPASVLIDDSAAQQLTPEDQGEIIIGFRPESIELVGETEEHTIPVEIDFVEELGSDSYLYGHLAGAQWRGVGENQVASQIVLRAEPHLAPAAGEVVHVRVREGGLHTFSPATGERLG; this comes from the coding sequence ATGACTAGCGTTACTTTTGACAACGCCACCCGCATCTACCCGGGCGCAGATTCACCAAGCGTGGACAAACTCAACTTGGAGATCGCAGACGGAGAGTTCTTGGTGCTTGTCGGACCTTCCGGCTCCGGCAAGTCCACAGCACTGCGCATGCTCGCGGGACTCGAAGAGACCAACGAAGGCCGCATCCTCATCGGAGACAAGGATGTCACCCGCGCGGAACCAAAAGAACGCGACATCGCCATGGTGTTCCAGAACTACGCGCTCTACCCACACATGTCGGTGCGCGACAACATGGGATTCGCCCTGAAACTCGCCGGCATGGATAAGGCCGAGATCAACGAGCGCGTCGAAGAAGCCGCCCGCACCCTCGATCTCACCGAGTACCTCGACCGCAAGCCCAAGGCCCTCTCAGGTGGTCAACGCCAGCGCGTCGCCATGGGCCGCGCCATCGTCCGCCGCCCGCAGGTGTTCCTCATGGACGAGCCACTTTCCAACCTCGACGCAAAACTCCGCGTCCAAACCCGTACCCAAATCGCTCACCTGCAACGCGAGATGGGCGTGACCACCTTGTATGTCACGCACGACCAAACCGAGGCCCTTACGATGGGCGACCGCATCGCGGTGCTTAACTTCGGTGTATTGCAGCAGGTCGGCAGCCCGCGCGAGCTTTATAACCACCCGAACAACGTCTTCGTCGCTGGGTTCATCGGCTCGCCCGCAATGAACCTAGGGCGCTTCGACGTCGACGGTGTCGTCGCCAAGCTAGGGCCCGCTTCGGTGCTTATCGACGATTCGGCCGCTCAACAACTCACCCCCGAAGACCAAGGCGAGATCATCATCGGGTTCCGGCCGGAGTCGATTGAGCTGGTGGGAGAGACAGAGGAGCATACGATCCCAGTGGAGATCGACTTCGTGGAGGAACTCGGCTCTGATTCCTATCTGTACGGCCACCTTGCGGGAGCGCAGTGGCGCGGTGTCGGGGAGAACCAAGTCGCCTCCCAGATCGTGCTGCGCGCGGAACCACACCTTGCGCCGGCAGCAGGCGAGGTCGTCCATGTTCGCGTGCGCGAGGGCGGGCTGCATACGTTCTCTCCGGCGACGGGCGAGCGACTCGGCTGA
- a CDS encoding metallophosphoesterase family protein, with protein sequence MTRTLWATSDLHVTFPENQAIVDKLMPQDPGDWLIVAGDVAERIPDVTRALEPLTRRFAKVIWVPGNHELFNRRSERINGKARYRALVGALRAIGVVTPEDPFPVFGNTTICPLFTLYDYSFRPLGLTAKQAVAQATVVLDDEFAIAPYVDIERWCAERVEYSVDRLNAVKGETVLVNHWPLVVEPTHRLWEPDIALWCGTELTRDWAVKYHARMVIHGHLHIPLETRVDGVSHVDVSLGYPFEKHPPGPKRPWPFPVMRVD encoded by the coding sequence ATGACGCGCACCTTGTGGGCCACGAGCGATCTGCATGTGACGTTCCCGGAGAACCAGGCGATCGTCGATAAGCTCATGCCACAAGACCCTGGGGACTGGCTGATTGTGGCCGGCGACGTCGCCGAGCGTATCCCCGATGTCACGCGCGCACTGGAACCTCTCACGCGGCGGTTTGCCAAAGTGATCTGGGTGCCCGGCAATCACGAGCTGTTTAACCGCAGGTCAGAGCGCATAAATGGCAAGGCGCGGTACCGGGCGCTGGTTGGGGCGCTACGCGCGATTGGGGTGGTCACGCCCGAGGATCCGTTCCCGGTTTTCGGTAACACCACGATCTGCCCACTGTTTACGCTCTACGACTACTCGTTCCGCCCGCTGGGGCTTACGGCAAAACAGGCGGTGGCGCAGGCCACGGTAGTGCTTGACGACGAATTTGCGATCGCGCCTTATGTTGACATCGAGAGGTGGTGTGCGGAAAGAGTTGAATACTCGGTGGATCGCCTCAATGCGGTCAAAGGGGAAACCGTGCTGGTGAACCACTGGCCGTTGGTGGTTGAGCCGACGCACAGACTGTGGGAACCGGACATCGCGCTCTGGTGTGGCACCGAGTTGACCAGGGATTGGGCGGTGAAGTACCACGCGCGGATGGTGATCCACGGACATTTGCACATTCCGCTGGAGACCAGGGTGGATGGGGTAAGCCACGTTGATGTGTCGCTCGGGTACCCGTTTGAGAAGCATCCGCCGGGGCCGAAGCGGCCGTGGCCTTTTCCTGTTATGCGGGTTGATTAG
- a CDS encoding dicarboxylate/amino acid:cation symporter, protein MNFKVIANSLLFKVVLAIILGIVCSLFFPVWLARVFVTFNGLFGNFLGFFVPVLIFALITPAIAGLGRGAGKWLGITTGVAYGSTIISGLIAYGLSVALYPSMLAGQELMTNVDDIDEGALAPYFNVEIAPPFEVMTALVLAFCVGLAMTVVKSNTLYAASRDLERVIMKVIEVFVIPLLPIFIFGIFLNLGMNDNLGSVMMAFGKVLVLAVVMTLVYLLIQYIIAGAIAGKNPFVALKNMSPAYFTALGTSSSAATIPVTLRSAKRNGVDDNVAGFVIPLCATIHLAGSMMKLTLYAFAIIFMTNMDVSVGLAIGFILMLGITMIAAPGVPGGAVMAATGLLASMLGFDESMVALMIAAYIVIDSFGTAANVTGDGAIAMIINKFAAGQIDAVRDEDMSDDLMYSTKSDSIDQSRSSMGSTAVE, encoded by the coding sequence ATGAACTTCAAAGTCATCGCGAACTCGCTGCTTTTCAAAGTAGTGCTTGCGATCATTCTCGGTATCGTGTGCAGCCTCTTTTTCCCAGTGTGGCTCGCGCGCGTATTCGTAACCTTTAACGGCCTCTTCGGCAACTTCTTGGGCTTTTTCGTCCCAGTGCTGATCTTCGCCCTGATCACCCCGGCGATCGCTGGCTTGGGCCGCGGCGCCGGCAAATGGCTCGGCATCACCACCGGTGTGGCTTACGGCTCTACTATCATTTCCGGCCTGATCGCCTACGGCCTGTCCGTGGCGCTCTACCCTTCCATGCTTGCTGGACAAGAGCTCATGACCAACGTTGACGATATTGACGAAGGCGCCCTGGCACCGTACTTCAACGTGGAAATCGCTCCACCGTTTGAAGTGATGACCGCTCTTGTCCTTGCATTCTGCGTGGGCCTAGCGATGACCGTGGTCAAGTCCAATACTCTCTACGCTGCATCCCGCGATCTTGAGCGCGTCATCATGAAGGTCATCGAAGTCTTCGTGATCCCGCTGCTGCCGATCTTCATCTTCGGTATCTTCCTCAACCTTGGCATGAACGACAACCTTGGTTCCGTCATGATGGCGTTTGGCAAGGTGCTTGTGCTGGCTGTTGTCATGACGCTGGTCTACCTGCTGATTCAGTACATTATCGCAGGAGCAATCGCTGGAAAGAATCCATTCGTCGCGCTGAAGAACATGTCTCCTGCCTACTTCACCGCCCTGGGAACTTCTTCCTCCGCAGCGACGATTCCAGTCACGCTACGCTCCGCGAAGCGCAACGGTGTCGACGATAATGTCGCAGGTTTTGTAATCCCACTGTGTGCGACGATCCACCTCGCTGGCTCCATGATGAAGCTGACGCTGTACGCGTTCGCCATCATCTTCATGACCAACATGGATGTGTCTGTCGGCCTGGCTATCGGCTTCATCCTAATGCTGGGCATCACCATGATCGCGGCACCTGGTGTCCCAGGTGGTGCCGTTATGGCTGCTACTGGTCTACTTGCTTCCATGCTTGGTTTCGACGAGAGCATGGTCGCACTGATGATCGCAGCGTACATCGTCATCGACTCCTTCGGTACCGCAGCGAACGTCACCGGCGACGGCGCGATCGCAATGATCATCAACAAGTTCGCCGCTGGGCAGATCGACGCAGTTCGCGACGAAGATATGAGCGACGATTTGATGTACTCCACCAAGTCGGATTCGATCGACCAGTCCCGTAGCTCGATGGGATCTACTGCTGTCGAATAA
- a CDS encoding purple acid phosphatase family protein, with translation MSNWSKKTKMIAALTASALMFTGLQAPSHADTSVQAQSSMSSSSDLFGSSTWGSSWDATPETTSPEVPAEEIDPVYGEKNGMDLIELQDTKPEVAPVPVNNQPNRIAMNLPEDPTTAMSFNWFTTDAIADSVVLVSTNENMSGAVEFTAETTEIVSEYAERDADGYYIYADVTKDEKGNFIVDENGEPEEVLGYFTDEQITRENSQWTAQGSGLAYLGLQEVVEHSHKVTADGLEADTQYYFQLGSPTEGLSEVGSFRTASEEADGVQFIHYTDTQNAYWNANVNNEAAYGADTLEKALEVAPEADFAVHTGDFVEIAQVEDEWVDNLDMSRESNMNLPHAYTPGNHDEYGLRYTNELDLTAFNDHTNVPVTNDKINGGSYYSFDHSGAHFVVLNTNDNKKSEDNPDGGAIGTEQMEWAKQDIAEARENGADWIVLAYHKPVYSASYHALQDSDVQVTREEFVKIADELGVDVVLQGHDHNLTRTKSLVYTPHNFSYGEVEETEKTIIDGVEYHVNPEGVTYVIPNTSGTKTYDAIYQKGADHVAKVRPRLNWMTPENINHWNSLFDIAEQPEKSPKFEHKHDNYRQSEQQTFAVYTVDEDTFKIEFYMVEGDLHGGEERTVTLRDAYGIAKQ, from the coding sequence GTGTCTAATTGGTCTAAGAAAACCAAGATGATCGCGGCATTAACTGCATCCGCGCTCATGTTTACCGGCCTTCAAGCACCGTCCCATGCGGACACCAGCGTGCAGGCGCAAAGCTCCATGTCCAGCAGCTCCGATCTCTTCGGATCTTCCACTTGGGGTTCCAGCTGGGACGCTACGCCGGAAACAACTAGTCCTGAAGTACCGGCTGAAGAAATTGATCCTGTCTACGGCGAAAAGAACGGCATGGACCTGATCGAACTGCAGGACACCAAGCCTGAGGTCGCTCCGGTACCTGTAAACAACCAGCCGAACCGAATCGCGATGAACCTTCCAGAGGACCCGACTACCGCGATGTCCTTCAACTGGTTCACAACCGACGCTATCGCGGACTCCGTCGTTCTGGTTTCCACGAACGAAAACATGTCCGGCGCAGTTGAGTTCACAGCGGAGACCACAGAGATCGTTTCTGAATACGCTGAGCGCGACGCAGACGGTTACTACATTTACGCTGACGTGACGAAAGACGAAAAGGGCAATTTCATCGTCGACGAAAACGGTGAGCCAGAAGAAGTTCTCGGGTACTTCACTGATGAACAAATCACCCGTGAGAACTCCCAGTGGACCGCACAGGGCAGCGGCCTGGCATACCTCGGTCTGCAGGAGGTTGTCGAGCATTCGCACAAGGTAACTGCGGACGGCCTAGAAGCGGACACTCAATACTACTTCCAGCTGGGCTCCCCCACAGAGGGTCTCTCTGAAGTCGGCTCTTTCCGCACCGCAAGCGAAGAGGCTGATGGTGTTCAGTTCATCCACTACACCGACACACAGAACGCCTACTGGAACGCCAACGTTAACAACGAAGCAGCGTACGGCGCGGACACTTTGGAAAAGGCTCTTGAAGTTGCGCCAGAGGCAGACTTCGCCGTGCACACCGGTGACTTCGTCGAGATCGCTCAGGTTGAAGACGAGTGGGTGGACAACTTGGATATGTCTCGCGAATCGAACATGAACTTGCCACACGCTTATACGCCGGGTAACCACGATGAGTACGGATTGCGTTACACCAACGAGCTTGATCTCACAGCGTTTAATGACCACACCAACGTTCCTGTCACCAACGACAAGATCAATGGCGGTTCTTACTACTCGTTCGACCACTCTGGTGCTCACTTCGTTGTTCTGAACACCAACGACAATAAGAAGTCCGAGGACAACCCAGATGGTGGCGCCATCGGTACTGAGCAAATGGAGTGGGCCAAGCAGGACATTGCAGAGGCTCGCGAAAACGGTGCCGACTGGATTGTTCTCGCGTACCACAAGCCTGTGTACTCCGCTTCATACCATGCTTTGCAGGACTCGGACGTGCAGGTAACTCGCGAGGAGTTCGTCAAGATCGCTGACGAACTTGGCGTCGATGTTGTGCTTCAGGGCCATGATCATAACCTGACCCGTACTAAGTCTCTTGTCTACACCCCGCACAACTTCTCTTACGGCGAAGTTGAGGAGACTGAGAAGACGATCATCGATGGGGTTGAGTACCACGTGAACCCAGAGGGTGTCACCTACGTCATCCCGAACACCTCGGGCACCAAGACCTACGACGCGATCTACCAGAAGGGGGCGGATCACGTGGCTAAGGTTCGACCACGTTTGAACTGGATGACACCGGAAAACATCAACCACTGGAACAGCCTGTTCGATATTGCTGAGCAGCCAGAGAAGTCCCCGAAGTTCGAGCATAAGCACGACAACTACCGCCAGTCTGAGCAGCAAACCTTCGCGGTCTACACAGTTGACGAAGATACTTTCAAGATCGAGTTCTACATGGTTGAAGGTGATCTGCACGGTGGCGAAGAGCGCACCGTCACTCTTCGCGACGCTTACGGCATCGCAAAGCAGTAA
- a CDS encoding anthranilate synthase component 1 — MANFTPTVYRRDVRYHANASNLFAHIGGTQATDSVLLESADITTRSGLQSVAIIVSSLRVTCNGPTVTVEPLTASGEIFAARLDEQLADFRTAPRTYTFPDSDAADERERLTATSSAEVLRKLTRDAGYQDAELPMLGGGMAFDYLETFETLPEVAESANSYPDYQFVLAEVVLTIDHQTQTAHLSAVDATGSLGLSELVDDYAARIDAAQPDDEHAYETTENPSSVLTVTADIPDAEFRAQVEALKGNIYNGDIYQVVPARTFTAECLDAFAAYRHLRETNPSPYMFYVRGLDRAGKPYELFGASPESNLKFSSESRQVQLYPIAGTRPRGLNADGTVNDELDIRMELELRTDAKEIAEHTMLVDLARNDMARVAVPGTRKVEDLLQVDRYSRVMHLVSRVTATLADDLDALDAYRACMNMGTLTGAPKLRATALLRGVEKHRRGSYGGAVGYLRGNGDMDNCIIIRSAFVANGVAAVQAGAGVVRDSNPQSEADETLHKAYAVLHALALAADAQLEVVR, encoded by the coding sequence ATGGCTAACTTCACGCCCACCGTGTACCGCCGCGACGTGCGCTATCACGCCAACGCCTCCAACCTGTTCGCCCATATCGGCGGGACGCAAGCAACCGATTCCGTGTTGCTGGAGTCCGCAGATATCACGACCCGTTCGGGTTTGCAGTCCGTTGCGATCATCGTTTCGTCGTTACGCGTGACGTGCAACGGCCCGACCGTCACTGTGGAGCCGCTGACCGCGTCAGGCGAAATTTTCGCCGCACGCCTGGACGAGCAGTTGGCCGACTTCCGCACCGCGCCCCGCACCTATACCTTTCCTGATTCCGACGCCGCCGATGAGCGCGAACGGCTCACCGCGACCAGCTCCGCCGAGGTTTTGCGCAAATTGACGCGCGACGCCGGTTATCAAGATGCCGAGCTGCCGATGCTGGGCGGAGGCATGGCTTTCGATTACTTGGAGACGTTCGAAACGCTCCCGGAGGTTGCAGAATCCGCCAATAGCTACCCCGACTACCAGTTTGTGCTAGCCGAGGTCGTGCTCACCATCGACCACCAGACCCAGACCGCGCACTTGAGCGCCGTCGATGCCACCGGGTCCCTCGGCCTCTCCGAGCTTGTCGACGACTACGCCGCCCGTATCGATGCCGCCCAACCGGACGATGAGCACGCATACGAGACCACCGAGAATCCGTCCTCGGTACTGACTGTCACCGCGGATATCCCCGATGCGGAATTCCGCGCGCAGGTTGAGGCGCTAAAGGGCAACATCTACAACGGCGACATCTACCAAGTGGTCCCGGCGCGCACCTTTACTGCGGAATGCCTCGATGCGTTTGCCGCCTACCGCCACCTGCGTGAGACCAACCCGTCGCCGTACATGTTCTACGTGCGTGGTCTCGACCGTGCGGGCAAGCCGTATGAGCTTTTCGGTGCCTCGCCGGAATCGAACCTCAAGTTCTCGTCGGAAAGCAGGCAGGTGCAGCTGTACCCGATCGCGGGCACGCGCCCGCGTGGCCTGAACGCCGACGGCACGGTCAATGATGAGCTCGATATCCGTATGGAGCTGGAGCTGCGCACCGACGCCAAAGAGATCGCCGAGCACACCATGCTGGTAGACCTTGCACGCAACGACATGGCCCGCGTGGCCGTGCCTGGCACACGCAAAGTCGAGGACCTGCTGCAGGTGGATCGCTACTCGCGGGTCATGCACCTTGTTTCACGTGTCACGGCCACGCTTGCCGACGACCTCGATGCCCTCGACGCCTACCGCGCCTGCATGAATATGGGCACGCTCACGGGCGCGCCGAAGCTGCGTGCGACCGCACTCCTGCGCGGGGTGGAGAAGCACCGTCGCGGTTCCTACGGCGGAGCTGTGGGCTACCTGCGGGGCAACGGCGATATGGACAACTGCATCATTATCCGCTCGGCGTTCGTCGCTAATGGCGTAGCGGCGGTGCAGGCAGGTGCGGGCGTTGTCCGCGACTCCAACCCGCAATCCGAGGCAGACGAAACCCTACATAAGGCCTACGCCGTGCTGCATGCGCTCGCCTTGGCCGCCGACGCACAGCTGGAGGTAGTCCGATGA
- a CDS encoding anthranilate synthase component II, with protein sequence MSRIVLLDNQDSFVYNLVDALHGYDYTVFRNSVSVETVLAADPSLIILSPGPGYPRDSGCMMDLIATAIQRRIPILGICLGFQALIEHFGGKVRPCGPVHGTSEAMMLTDDGVSHPVFADLAVDTGPETPEIVGRAVPVARYHSLGATDVPAGMRSLATIESEIGPVVMAAETTDGNAIGLQFHPESVLTPQGPVILNRCVDQLLNVLKKG encoded by the coding sequence ATGAGCCGCATCGTATTGCTGGATAACCAGGATTCCTTTGTTTATAACCTTGTCGATGCGCTTCACGGCTACGACTACACAGTCTTCCGCAACAGCGTTTCGGTGGAGACTGTGCTGGCCGCCGATCCTTCGCTGATCATCCTCTCGCCGGGCCCCGGTTACCCGCGCGACTCAGGGTGCATGATGGATCTGATCGCCACGGCAATTCAGCGTCGCATCCCGATTCTGGGCATCTGTCTCGGATTCCAGGCACTGATCGAGCATTTCGGTGGGAAGGTGCGCCCCTGCGGACCCGTGCACGGCACTTCAGAGGCCATGATGCTTACCGACGACGGCGTTTCCCACCCCGTCTTCGCCGACTTGGCAGTGGACACGGGACCGGAAACCCCGGAGATCGTCGGACGAGCGGTCCCTGTGGCGCGGTATCACTCGCTCGGCGCCACTGACGTTCCTGCGGGCATGCGTTCGCTCGCGACCATCGAATCGGAGATCGGCCCCGTGGTCATGGCCGCCGAAACTACTGATGGAAACGCCATTGGCCTGCAGTTTCACCCCGAGTCGGTATTGACCCCCCAAGGACCTGTAATCCTCAACCGTTGTGTTGACCAACTATTGAACGTACTTAAGAAAGGCTAA
- a CDS encoding 3-oxoacyl-ACP reductase: protein MNILESILTSGPGRLATKQLGLKEPPKLRRGDVLPAGKIVLAAGSSTLAQRTLQHVGLSGIAPLLDDPSTRTVDDKGKQRVISYDNNPGAIVIDATDMTRLDDLEKIRAVLRPGMRDLEKSGRVILVGPHPADAVDHEARAVAEALDGLMRTVAKELRAGSTANLIRVRPDVAPVDLASTMNFLISGRSAFVSGQTWVVGPAAVDIADESRPFEDRVVVVTGAARGIGEAIARTFAHDGATVVVVDLPAAGESLARVAVEIGGSALQLDITSPGAAATITKHIRSVHGDGANLWAIIHNAGITRDKMLANLDEVMWKQVIDINLKAEMAINEDLLTGDLAGGFNGGGRIIGVSSTSGIAGNKGQTNYAASKAGVIGYTESLADELAGHGITANAVAPGFIETDMTAEIPYINREIFRRVNSLSQGGRPVDVAETIAYLARPASGGVTGQTIRVCGQNLVGK, encoded by the coding sequence ATGAACATCCTCGAATCCATCCTGACCTCGGGCCCCGGCCGCCTAGCCACCAAGCAGCTGGGACTCAAAGAACCACCGAAACTACGTCGCGGCGATGTCCTGCCCGCCGGCAAGATCGTGCTCGCCGCCGGCTCGTCGACACTTGCGCAGCGCACACTCCAACACGTCGGTCTATCCGGCATCGCCCCGCTTCTCGACGATCCCTCCACCCGCACCGTCGACGACAAGGGCAAGCAACGAGTCATTTCTTATGACAACAACCCCGGCGCGATCGTCATCGATGCCACCGATATGACCCGCCTCGACGACCTGGAAAAGATCCGCGCCGTGCTGCGTCCCGGCATGCGTGACTTGGAGAAATCCGGCCGCGTCATCCTTGTTGGCCCACACCCGGCGGATGCTGTGGATCATGAGGCGCGCGCCGTCGCTGAGGCTCTCGATGGGCTCATGCGAACCGTAGCCAAGGAACTCCGCGCTGGCTCCACAGCCAATCTCATCCGTGTTCGCCCGGATGTTGCGCCTGTCGATCTGGCTTCCACCATGAACTTCCTGATCAGCGGACGCTCCGCGTTTGTCTCCGGTCAGACGTGGGTCGTCGGGCCTGCGGCGGTTGACATTGCCGATGAGTCCCGGCCTTTCGAGGATCGCGTGGTCGTCGTCACCGGCGCCGCCCGCGGGATCGGGGAGGCCATCGCGCGTACCTTCGCCCACGACGGCGCGACGGTTGTCGTCGTTGACCTGCCCGCGGCAGGGGAGTCGTTGGCGCGGGTCGCCGTGGAGATCGGTGGATCCGCGCTCCAACTGGACATCACGTCTCCGGGTGCCGCGGCGACGATCACCAAACATATCCGGTCCGTCCACGGCGACGGCGCCAACCTGTGGGCCATCATCCACAATGCAGGCATCACCCGCGACAAAATGCTCGCCAACCTGGATGAAGTGATGTGGAAGCAAGTCATCGACATCAACCTCAAGGCCGAAATGGCCATCAACGAGGATCTTCTGACAGGCGATCTTGCCGGCGGGTTTAACGGCGGGGGCCGAATCATCGGCGTGTCGTCGACAAGCGGAATTGCCGGAAACAAAGGACAAACCAACTACGCCGCGAGTAAAGCAGGTGTGATCGGCTACACCGAATCGCTTGCCGACGAACTCGCGGGTCACGGGATCACGGCCAACGCTGTCGCGCCCGGATTCATCGAGACTGACATGACCGCCGAGATCCCATACATCAACCGCGAGATCTTCCGACGCGTCAATAGCCTGAGCCAGGGTGGCCGCCCTGTCGACGTCGCCGAAACCATCGCGTACCTTGCGCGACCGGCTTCGGGTGGTGTCACCGGACAAACCATCCGGGTGTGCGGACAAAACCTGGTGGGGAAGTAG